The following are from one region of the Rhodopirellula sp. P2 genome:
- a CDS encoding sugar phosphate isomerase/epimerase family protein, translated as MTFKSAITVSLVEEARGGPFVYWDGLRDACEKASALGFDAIEIFAPGPDAVDESELKDLLHKHHLVVAAVGTGAGMVKHGLSLTHPDAEHRSKARDFVKQMIDFGSAYNAPAIIGSMQGKWGGDVSRDQALGFLREALDELGLYAAQYHVPLFYEPLNRYETNLLRTVDEGVEFCKTLKTDNVKLLADLFHMNIEEADLAAAIRAGKGYVGHIHFVDSNRQAAGMGHMNHEPIIQALKDIDYDGYLCAEAFALPDSDTAARNTIEAFKRLTA; from the coding sequence ATGACGTTCAAATCAGCCATCACGGTCAGCCTGGTCGAAGAAGCTCGCGGAGGTCCCTTCGTTTACTGGGACGGATTGCGAGACGCTTGCGAGAAAGCCTCCGCACTTGGTTTTGACGCCATCGAAATTTTTGCGCCCGGACCTGACGCGGTGGACGAGAGCGAGTTGAAAGACTTGTTGCACAAACATCATTTGGTCGTTGCCGCGGTCGGCACCGGCGCTGGAATGGTCAAGCATGGGCTCAGCCTGACGCATCCCGACGCGGAGCATCGTTCGAAGGCTCGTGACTTCGTCAAGCAAATGATCGACTTTGGCAGCGCCTACAACGCTCCCGCCATCATCGGATCCATGCAGGGCAAATGGGGTGGCGATGTGTCGCGAGATCAAGCCTTGGGTTTCTTGCGGGAAGCACTCGATGAACTGGGGCTTTACGCCGCCCAGTATCACGTGCCGTTGTTCTACGAGCCGCTGAATCGCTACGAGACCAACTTGCTTCGCACCGTCGACGAAGGCGTTGAGTTTTGCAAGACATTGAAGACGGACAACGTCAAACTGTTGGCCGATTTGTTCCACATGAACATCGAAGAAGCCGACTTGGCCGCCGCCATCCGTGCTGGCAAGGGCTACGTCGGTCACATTCACTTTGTGGATTCGAACCGACAAGCCGCTGGCATGGGGCACATGAATCACGAGCCCATCATTCAGGCTCTCAAAGACATCGACTACGACGGGTACCTGTGTGCCGAAGCGTTCGCGTTGCCCGATTCGGACACCGCTGCTCGCAACACCATCGAAGCGTTCAAACGCCTGACTGCTTGA
- a CDS encoding aldo/keto reductase gives MLPRRRLGQTDMELTTLSFGASSIGQEFRSVDLGESLQAVRVALESGMNFIDTAAFYGRGMSEMMLGRVLPDFPRDQYYLGTKLGRYTGEHFDFSARRVTESIDTSLERMKVDHLDIVLCHDLEFVEMSQIVEETIPAIRREIEKGKVRYVGVSGYPMKMFKYVMENTDIDCLLTYNHYTLQNDMALDLVPLAKEKGVGLMNGAPFSARLLTNAELPPWHKATPEVRQVAAAAAKHCADRGSDIAKIALQFSIANENFATCIPGSANPKRVAQWVEWAQEPIDEILVAEVKEILKPIHNWFYIEGRPENNDEPVAS, from the coding sequence ATGCTGCCTCGTCGACGTTTAGGCCAAACGGACATGGAACTCACGACGCTCTCCTTCGGAGCGTCTTCGATCGGACAGGAGTTCCGAAGCGTTGATTTGGGTGAGAGTTTGCAAGCCGTTCGAGTGGCACTCGAGAGCGGGATGAACTTCATCGACACCGCCGCGTTCTATGGACGTGGGATGAGCGAGATGATGCTCGGCCGCGTCCTGCCGGATTTCCCGCGTGATCAATACTACTTGGGCACCAAACTCGGTCGTTACACTGGCGAGCACTTCGATTTCAGCGCCCGACGCGTCACCGAAAGCATCGACACGTCACTCGAACGCATGAAGGTGGACCACCTCGACATCGTGCTCTGTCACGATTTGGAATTCGTCGAGATGTCGCAGATCGTCGAAGAAACCATTCCCGCGATCCGTCGTGAAATTGAAAAGGGGAAGGTCCGCTACGTCGGCGTCAGCGGTTACCCCATGAAGATGTTCAAGTACGTGATGGAAAACACGGACATCGATTGCCTGCTGACCTACAACCACTACACGTTGCAAAACGACATGGCACTGGATTTGGTGCCGTTGGCCAAGGAGAAAGGTGTCGGGTTGATGAACGGTGCTCCGTTCTCAGCACGTCTGTTGACCAACGCCGAATTGCCGCCTTGGCACAAAGCCACACCGGAAGTTCGCCAGGTCGCAGCGGCAGCCGCCAAGCACTGTGCGGACCGTGGAAGTGACATCGCGAAAATTGCACTTCAGTTCAGCATCGCCAACGAAAATTTTGCGACCTGCATTCCGGGGTCAGCCAATCCAAAGCGAGTCGCCCAGTGGGTCGAATGGGCACAGGAGCCGATCGACGAAATTTTGGTCGCCGAGGTCAAGGAAATCTTGAAACCGATCCACAACTGGTTCTACATCGAGGGCCGCCCAGAGAACAACGACGAACCCGTTGCCTCCTGA
- a CDS encoding TIGR03545 family protein, translated as MIRWRFLLTRLIVVATILMLLFWGLGPMASYITVRGLEASTGARADIGATRVGLFPPQIQFDSVHVADPRDDKEFRNAFQADSVNLVIDGDALLRRRWVIRQGSIAGLQIGTTRESSGHLEETPEETEDSGPSVIGNLLSSATNGLSDRAEALGKDLETVRTGEEIRRRWKSEYERLVQQTKELEQRVETIREAASGIDNPLRDWPELQRTLAESDAAREQLISLRNAMNAMPDQMKADLARLESAKQADLDKVDAFVPGDLSESKNFGVDLVSAEIRRSLVQLRDYLDSGRTLANYTVVAPDTERVRGEDYDFLGRNRRPELMIRHCDVSGTMRADGKVFTLTGVVENMTPTPELLADPTRARLRLEGPETVDVDYIRDRRQGEQLDRLTLHWPQMNADPIHLGRGKDVGIAIAGGVREVWVQLSSRGEQLEGRLVSKQTGVNMRLDVQGDAGSSAAAIQMNQSLANVDQVEIDAEFNGTWEDIDLKLNTNLGRVFNDAAKTAIASQMEASKAKVAAKVNEAHREQMLELNEWMLAQQNQAQSLLAKADKSVEDLSRKILSEINGADQYLGKLKTAFGSSLR; from the coding sequence ATGATTCGTTGGAGATTCTTACTGACACGGCTTATCGTTGTCGCGACCATTTTGATGCTGCTGTTTTGGGGCCTTGGCCCGATGGCCAGCTACATCACGGTCCGCGGGTTAGAAGCCTCGACGGGAGCCCGAGCCGACATCGGCGCGACTCGCGTGGGGTTGTTCCCGCCGCAGATCCAGTTCGATTCGGTGCATGTCGCCGATCCTCGTGATGACAAGGAATTCCGGAACGCTTTTCAGGCGGACTCGGTGAACTTGGTCATCGATGGTGATGCGTTGTTGCGTCGTCGTTGGGTGATTCGCCAGGGCAGCATCGCTGGTTTGCAAATCGGCACCACCCGAGAGTCCAGCGGGCACCTGGAAGAGACGCCTGAGGAAACCGAAGATTCCGGTCCTTCCGTGATCGGGAACTTGCTTTCGTCAGCGACGAATGGACTCAGCGATCGGGCCGAAGCACTCGGCAAAGATCTGGAGACCGTTCGCACGGGCGAAGAGATTCGTCGTCGTTGGAAAAGCGAATACGAACGATTGGTGCAACAAACCAAAGAACTGGAACAACGCGTCGAAACCATTCGCGAAGCTGCCAGCGGCATCGACAATCCGTTGCGGGATTGGCCGGAGTTGCAGCGCACGCTAGCGGAATCCGACGCCGCTCGCGAGCAGTTGATCTCGTTGCGAAACGCGATGAACGCAATGCCCGATCAAATGAAAGCCGATTTGGCTCGATTGGAAAGTGCCAAGCAAGCCGACCTTGATAAAGTCGACGCGTTTGTGCCAGGCGATTTGAGTGAATCCAAGAACTTCGGCGTCGATTTGGTCAGTGCTGAAATTCGGCGTTCGCTCGTTCAACTTCGCGATTACCTGGACAGCGGTCGGACGCTGGCCAATTACACGGTTGTCGCACCGGACACCGAGCGTGTGCGTGGCGAAGACTATGACTTCTTGGGACGCAATCGTCGTCCCGAGTTGATGATCCGTCACTGCGATGTCAGCGGCACCATGCGTGCCGATGGCAAAGTCTTCACGCTGACCGGCGTGGTCGAGAACATGACGCCGACGCCGGAGTTGTTGGCTGATCCGACTCGAGCCCGCTTGCGTTTGGAAGGTCCTGAGACGGTCGACGTGGACTACATTCGTGATCGTCGACAAGGCGAGCAACTCGATCGCTTGACGCTTCACTGGCCACAAATGAATGCCGATCCAATTCACTTGGGACGCGGCAAAGACGTTGGCATCGCAATCGCGGGCGGCGTTCGTGAAGTGTGGGTTCAATTGAGCAGTCGTGGCGAACAACTGGAAGGCCGTTTGGTCAGCAAGCAAACCGGCGTCAACATGCGTTTGGATGTTCAAGGCGACGCGGGATCTTCCGCAGCTGCGATTCAGATGAATCAGTCACTTGCCAACGTGGATCAAGTCGAAATCGACGCCGAGTTCAACGGGACGTGGGAAGACATTGATCTGAAGTTGAACACCAACTTGGGTCGGGTCTTCAACGACGCTGCGAAAACGGCCATCGCCAGCCAAATGGAAGCGTCCAAGGCCAAGGTCGCCGCCAAGGTCAACGAGGCTCATCGCGAGCAGATGTTGGAACTGAACGAGTGGATGCTTGCTCAACAGAACCAAGCCCAATCGTTGTTGGCCAAGGCTGACAAATCGGTGGAAGATCTCAGCCGAAAGATCCTGAGCGAAATCAATGGAGCGGATCAGTATCTTGGCAAGCTCAAGACTGCGTTTGGTTCGAGCTTGCGTTGA
- a CDS encoding DUF2062 domain-containing protein: MILFSIKLLSSLRKAIAGRKYPSQLAWGLALGLLIGLIPHGNLLAVALVFGVLMLRVNHAMVALTAIGVTMVAPRLDPISDQLAQWFFAQDGVSQVMARAWDLPLVPWTDLNNTVVMGSFLIGLASLVPAFAVSYPLFKAVSGNWREDEDLEEELLVTPVRKRRSSETSSAHAVDPPHTQTRQPHFSPEPAFALDTDEVIEASSGRVFDFRRVDDAEPVLAKITPGRDETANAKRALAANDASASDASFGKQTTHIEVLDADSNLQTASNTNTMASVSGGSRQPDPVTTNDDQHKIDEALSYLLRQLRDSQDKDAA, from the coding sequence ATGATTCTGTTTTCGATCAAGCTGCTCAGCAGTCTTCGCAAAGCGATCGCGGGGAGGAAGTATCCTTCTCAGCTCGCGTGGGGATTGGCGTTAGGCCTTCTCATCGGGCTGATCCCGCACGGCAACCTGCTGGCGGTGGCGTTGGTGTTTGGGGTCTTGATGTTGCGTGTCAATCACGCGATGGTCGCTCTGACCGCGATCGGCGTGACGATGGTGGCACCGCGTTTGGATCCGATATCGGACCAGCTGGCGCAGTGGTTCTTCGCTCAAGATGGCGTGTCGCAAGTCATGGCACGAGCCTGGGATTTGCCCTTGGTGCCTTGGACGGATTTGAACAACACCGTCGTGATGGGCAGCTTCTTGATCGGACTGGCTTCGCTTGTTCCTGCCTTTGCTGTTTCGTACCCGCTGTTCAAAGCGGTCTCGGGCAATTGGCGGGAAGACGAGGATCTCGAAGAGGAGTTGCTGGTGACGCCGGTTCGCAAGCGTCGGTCCAGCGAAACATCGTCAGCGCATGCAGTGGATCCCCCGCACACCCAGACACGTCAGCCTCACTTTTCGCCTGAACCAGCGTTCGCGTTGGACACCGACGAAGTGATCGAGGCAAGTTCTGGGCGGGTGTTTGATTTTCGCCGCGTGGACGATGCAGAACCCGTGCTCGCCAAGATCACGCCCGGTCGTGACGAAACGGCGAATGCGAAACGAGCCTTGGCCGCGAATGACGCGTCGGCTTCGGATGCTTCTTTCGGGAAGCAAACCACTCACATCGAAGTGCTTGACGCGGATTCCAATCTGCAGACAGCTTCGAACACGAACACGATGGCATCGGTGTCTGGCGGTTCACGCCAACCTGATCCCGTCACGACGAACGACGACCAACACAAAATCGATGAAGCGCTCAGTTATTTGCTTCGTCAATTGCGCGATTCGCAAGACAAGGATGCAGCATGA